Genomic window (Streptomyces sp. RerS4):
CGCCCCGCACCGGGCACCCCGACCGACCCCGCCCCGGCCGCCACCCGGGGCAGCACCGGCGAGGCCGCCGTTACCCGCAGCAGCTCCTCCACCAGCCGGGGCCGCACCGCGGCGTCGGCCGCCTGCCCCACAGCCCGGCGTCCGCGCACCAGGCGACCGCCCGGGGCACCGCCGCCACCGTGGTGTTCACCGCCGCCACCGCCACCATCGCGGACAGCGCATCCGCATCCGCATCCCCGCCGGAACCCAGCAGCCCGCGCAGCCGCGCCGCCGCCCGCTCCGCCTCGGCCCGCGCGCCCGGCCGGCGCGGACCCGGCAGGTGGCCCCGTACGGACGCGGCGGCGGCATCGGCCGCGGCGCCGGCCAGCTCCCGCGCGTCGACCTCCACGTCCAGCAGGGCGCACACCACCGCCCCCGCCAACCCCCGGGCCAGCGCGACCACGTCCACCTCCCCGCCCCGGGCCAGCGGCGCCAGTTCCCGTACCAGCAACGGCCGCCACACCGCGCGGAGTTCCTCCACCCCGGCCGTGCCGAGCCGCTCCGCGAGCGCCCGCCGGTCGGCGCGGTGCCCGCCGCCCTCCTGGTCGAACAGCACACCCCCGTCCCCGCGCAGCGCCTCCCGCGCGGCCCCGCCCGTGGTGCCGGCCGCCGCCCGGTCCAACGGCAGCCGGGTCAGCGCCTCCCGGTACGCGTCCGCGTCGTGCACCAGCACCGTCCGGCCGAGCCGCCGCACCGGACGGCCCCGGGTGGCGCCGAGCAGCGCGAACAGCAACGGATGGCTGCGCAGGTAGACCCTGCGGTCCCGGCGCCGCGCCGTGGCGTGGGGGGTGGGGGTGGGGCTGGTGGTGGTCATCGGACCTGGACCTCTCTGAAGACGGTGTTCGGTGTGCGGGTACGGGTGCCCGGCCGGCTCATGCCCGGCCTCCCGCCCGCCCGGCCGTCAGGCGCCGGGCGGCGAGGGCCGACACCGCCGCCCGGTCGGGTTTGCGCGAGCGCCCCGACAGCGGGATCCGGGCGAACAGCAGCGCGTCGGGCCGGGCCGCGCCCATCCGGCGCAGCGGCTCCGACAGCGCGGCGCGCAGGGCCGGTTCGGGGACACCGGGCCGCGGCTGGACCACCGCCACGAGCCGTTCGTCGCCGTCGCCCGCCGGAACCCCGACGAGCACCCCCAGCTCCACCCCCGGCACCTGCAACCCCGGCTCGTACAGGCCCGGGTAGATGTTCTCCGCCCGCCGCAGCACCATGTCCTTGCAGCGGCCCTCCAGCACGATCCGGCCCGCGCCGTCCAGCCGGGCCCGGTCGCCCGTACGCACCCACGGATCGGGTTCCTCCCCGAGGTAGCGGTCCCGGGCGGCGGGCCCGGCCAGCAGCAGCTGCCCGTCCGCGTCCGGGACGGCGCGCACCCCGGGCAGCGGAGCGCCGACCAGGTCCCCCGCGCCGTCGAAGGCGGCCTTCTCCCGGGACTCCACCGCCGCCGCCGGGAACAGCTCGGTCAGCGCGTACACCCCCCACGCCTGCTCCGCCCCCGCCGCCCGCACCCGCCCGAGCAGCGCGGCGCTCGCCGGCGCCGAACCGGTCCACACCCGACCCCCGAACCGGGCCCCCGCGCCCAGCGCGTCCCGCAGCTGCGGCGGCGTCAGATACGTGTCCCTCGGCCGCAGCCGCGCCAACTGCCGGGCCAGCACCCGGGGGGAACGAGCCGGCAGCGCGACGGGCGCCCCGCGCGTCAGCGCGGGCACGAGCACGAAGAACGTCCCGCCCAGCACGGGTTCCGCACCGCCGACGCCCGCACCGCCGACGCCCGCCCCGCCCCCGTCGTCGAACAGCGAGGCCACCGTCTCCATCCCGGCGGCCAACCCCGCCCGGGTGTGGACCACCGCCCGGGGCCGAGACGTCGTCCCGGAGGTGAACACGATCACCGCGTCCGCTTCCCCCGACCCCGCATACGCGGGCACCCGCGAAGCCCCCGCCCGCCAAGCCCCCGCCCCCAACCCCGGCGCGCACCCCGGCAGCCGGGGCCCGACCGTCGCCACGGGCCCCAGCCCCGCCAGCTCCGGCAGCTCCAGCCCACCCCGCCGGGCCAGCGGCCGCGCCCACCCCGCCACCGCCTGCGCGGCCGCGTCGGCCAACACCAGCGCGGGCGCGCCAACGCCAGCCGGGCCCGCAGCACCTCGGCCCCCGCCCCGGGTCCAGGACGGCCCCGCGCAGCCCCAGCCGCCACAGCGCCAGCAGCACCGCCAGCGCGCGCGGCCCCGGCCGCACCGCCACCCCGACGGTGTCACCGGCGCGCAGCCCGCGCGCGTGCAGGGCGGCGGCGTACGCGTCGGAGAGCTCGGCGAGTTCACCCCGCGTGGCCCGTACCCGGGTCGCCCCCGAGCGGGAGGCCGTCAGCACGGCCGGGCGCTCCGGGCGGGCGCGCAGCGCGTGATCGAGTCGATCCAGCATCAGCGGGGGTCCGTTCCGCGCGCACCGCTGCCCTGGTCCAGGTACCAGCGGGCCGTCCCGGTGATCCCGTAGGCCCGCAGGCGCCGCGTGGAGTTCTCCACGACCATGCCCCGGCAGCGGCTGATCCGGTCGGTGTGACGGCGTACGGCGTTCAGGAACAGCCGGTCCGTCGGCGAGGGGCGCCGCGGCATCCCGCCCACGGCGAGATACAGGTCCGCGGTGATCGCCATGTTGTTCCCCGCGTGCATCCGGTACGGGGCGCGGTAGCCGTGCCGCCGCGCGTGCAGCGGCCGCAGCCGCCCGAACAGCGCCGCCAACGCCACCAGCCCCGCGAACGCGGCCCGCCCCAGCGGCCCGTGCTCGTCGCGCCGGGCCGTGATCCGCCCGCACACCAGCCCCCCGCGCACCGTCAGCGCGGCCCGCGCCGCACCCGCCCAACCGGGCCCCGGCAGGCAGTCCGCGTCCGTACGGGCCAGCAGCACCGCGCCCCGTTCGATCGCGTACCGGAAACCGGTGTCCACCGCGGACCCGACCCCCTTCTCGGGCTCCTCGATCACCTCCACCGGGAACGGCGCCCGCGCCGCGAACTCGCGGGCGATCGCCGCCGTGCGGTCCGCCGAGGCGTTGTCGACGACCAACAGCGTGAAATCGCGGTCGCGTTGGGCCGCGAGCGCCGCCAACGTCCCCGCCAGCCGGGCCTCCTCGTCGTGCGCGGGCACCACCACCCACATCGGCGCGCTCCCGCTCACGACTTCTCCCAGACCATCGTCATGATGCTGATCCCGCCACCCAGTCCCACGAACAACACCCGGTCGCCGGCGGCCAGTTCGCCGAAGATCCGGTCCAACTGCACCCCGATGCTCGCGCTCGCCACATTGCCGAGCTCCGGCACCGTCACCACCAACTTCCCCGCCGGCACCCCCGTCAGTTCCGCGAACCGCTCCAGGTACGGCACCGTCACCTGGTGCACCAGCACCTTCGCGAAGCCGTCCCAGTCCATGCCCGTCCGGTGCAGCGTCCGGTCGATGACCGCCGTCCCCACCTTCTCGAACACCCCGCGCAGTTCGTGCCCGTCACCGCGGAAGTACGTGTACGCGTCCCCGCGCGGGTGCCGTGACCCGCCGCCCGGGATCCCCCCGACCTCCCAGTGCTCCGAACGCGTCTCGCTGTCCACGTCCAGGATCCCGCCGCGCCCCACCGCCTCCACGACGACGGCCGCGCCCGCGTCCCCGAACGTGTAGCCCGCGAACCCGGCGCGGAACTCCGCGAGGTCCGCCGGATCGGTGCGCACCGCCCGACTCGGAGTCTCCCCGGTGACCACCAGCGCCCGCCGCGCCCGCCCGGCCAGGACCATGCTCCGGGCGAGGTCGATGCCGTTGACGAAGCTGTTGCAGGCGTTGGTGACGTCGACGGCGTGCGCCCGCGAGCCCAACTCCGCCTGCACGATGTGCGCGGTGGCCGGCTCGACCATGTCCCGGGACGCGGACGCGAACACCAGCAGGTCCACGTCGAGCGGGTCGAGCCCCGCCGCGTCCAGGGCCCGCCGGGCCGCGCCGACGGCCAGCGTGGAGGCGTACACCCCCGGCGCCGCCACCCGACGCGAGACGATCCCCGTGGCCTGCCTCAGCAGCCTCGGCGGCAGGCTCAGACCACTGCGCCGGCCCACCTCCCGCTGGAGGTCCTCGGAGGAGCGGACGTCCTCGGGCAACAGGCTGCCGACGGCGGTTATCCCGACCCGCGGCTGTGGATCGCGCGACTGAATGAGCATGCCCTCACCATGACGACCACCGGGCCGCCGGGTCCTGAGTACGGATGCTCAGATCACGTACGAGAACGCTGAGTAGAGCATGGGCGCTACGCCCTACGGCGGCTGGGCCCGCTCGGCCCGTTCAGTCCTTCCGGGCCGCGGCGCGCCAGACCGTCACGTCGAGGGTCGCGTAGGTGCTCGGGTCGTTCTTGGGTGAGGAGCCCCGGTACACGATCAGGGCGATGGTTCCCTCGGAGGTCCGCAGGCACATGGCGTCCCCCTTGGAGAGCGCGGCGACGGGGATCTCGCCGGTGAACCGCGTCTCCTGCCGACAGACCTGGAGCGACCCCTCGGTGCCGCTGTCGAGGCGGGCGAGCTTCGAGCCCGACGCGCCGAAGTGGCAGATTCCGGAGGAGCACCGGTAGCTCAGGTCGCCGCTGTCCTCGCGGGGCGTCAGCGTGTCGTCGGCGAAGTTCAGCTGATAGTCGTCGGCGAGGTTGAGGCCCTTGTACTCGACGGGCTTCGGGTCGGGCCGCGGGGCGGTGGACGTGGCGTCGGGCGTGGAGCCCGCGCCGCCGCGGGTGGTGTCGTTCCCGACGGCGCCGAGGACGGCCGCGCAGCCCACGACGAGGAAGAACAGGACCGCGAAGATCCAGATCAGGGCGACCGCGGTCCGGTTGCTGCCCGGCGGCCGCGGGATCACGATCATCGGCGCCGGCCCCGCCGGGGCGGGCTGCGGGGCGGCGTAGGTCGGCTGGGTGACGTACGCGGGCGGGGCGGCGTGGGGCGGCGGACCCGCGTAGGGCGGCGGACCCGCGTGGGGCGACGGACCCGGGTACGTCGGCCCGTACGCCGGCGGAGGAGCGTAGGCCTGGTGGGGCGGCGGGGTGGCGGTCCGCGTGGGCGGGAGCGGGGTGGCGTTCGGGACCACGACGGTCGGAATCGGCGCCGGCGTCTGCGGGCGCTTCGCGATGCCCGCCGCGACCCCCTCCGGCAGCCAGTCCTCGGGCCGGCGCAGCTGCGTCTGGTCGGCGGCGGTCCGGCACAGGTCGAGGATCTCGGTCAGCGAGGCCCGCCCCGACGGGTTCTTCACGAGGCAGCGCGTGACGAGCGGCCGCAGCGCCTCGGGAAGCCGCGACAGGTCCGGCTCCTCGTGGACGATGCGGTACAGCACGCCGTGCGAGGGGCCGTCGCCGTAGGCGGGCGCGCCCAGGGCGGCGTACGCGGCCACCTGCCCGAGGGCGAACACGTCCGTGGCGCCGCTGATCTCGCCCCCTTCGGCCTGCTCCGGCGCCATGAACGCGGGCGTCCCGACGGCGACCCCGCTCGCGGTGAGCGAAGTGGCGTCGGCGGCCCGCGCGATGCCGAAGTCGATGACCCGGGGGCCGTCGGCGGCGAGCAGGACGTTGGACGGCTTGAGGTCCCGGTGCACGATGCCCGCGCCGTGGATGACCTGGAGGGCCTCGGCGATCCCGGCGACGAGCATCAGGATCGTCCGGGCCGGGAGCGGGCCGTGCTCGGCGACGGCCGCGGCGAGCGTCGGACCGGGCACGAAGGCCGTGGCCAGCCAGGGGATCGGGCCGTCGGTGTCACTGTCGATGACGGGGGCGGTGTAGAGGCCCTGGACCCGCTGCGCGGACTGCACCTCCTGGCGGAACCGGCGCCGGAACTCCGCGTCCTCGGCGAACTCCGGCCGGATCACCTTGATGGCGACCGGCCGGCCTCCCGGCGTGTGCGACAGGTAGACCTTGCCCATGCCGCCCGCGCCGAGCCGGGCGGCGATCCGGTAGCCCGAGACCATCGGCGGATCGTCCGCCGCCAACGGTTCGAAGGCTCCGGCCGTCTCGTGCCCGTTCATGCGCTCCCCTTCTCCGCCCTGACGTCGGACTCACATTAGGCGGTGTCCGGCGGACGGCGGTGGGCGGCGGGCAGACGGGCGAGGAGGGGCGGGCGCGGCCAGGCGCGGAGCTCCTCGGCGCCGCGTCCGCCGAGACGGTCCAACTTTGCTGCGGCCAACGCCAGTTCGGCGGGTGACAGGCTTCGCGTCACCGGGCGCAGGACCCCCTCCAGCAGGTCGGTACGGGCCTCCTGCCTCAACGGGCCGCGAGCCGGCGCGGGGAGCTCCGCAGCCGTTCCGCCACCCCGTCCTCCCGCGCGGCCGGCCGGTACTCGGCCAGGAGCGCGGCGTCCTCGCACCCCCGACCGATCCCCCGGCCCGCCCCCCAGGGCTCCGTTCGTCCGCCGTCGAGCGGGCCCGGGGTACGGCGCGGCGATCCCCGTCCGACGTCGGGCCGTACGGCGGACCCACGGGCACGTTCACCCTGACCTTCGCCTCCGGACCGACGCTCGGCGCCCACTTCCACAGCACTTCCGGCAACCGTACGGACGGCCCCCGGCCCTACACCGTCGAGGCGGGCAAGACCCTATCGGACACCTGGAGCACCAGCTCCTCCACCGGAAACCAGATCAACCTCACCGTCTGGGGCCCGAACGGCTTCCTGCGCACCCGGAAGGGCCCGACCAAGGAGGCGGGCCCCGAGGTCACGGCCCGCCACACCACCGCCACCGGCAATCTCGTCCTGTCCCTGACCAACTCCGGTACGGCGCCGGGCAACCTGACGGTGCGCAACACCTACGGCGGTGTGCCGCAGACCTTCAAGGTCAACGCGGGCACCACGGTCGCCCACACGGTCGACCTGCGCGCGACGGGCCGCTGGTAGGACGTCACGGTCACCTCGGACGTGGACGCCACCTTCCTGCGCCGCTTCGCCGGTCACGTGAAGACGGGCGCCCCGGGCGTCTCCGACCCGGCGATCAAAGTGTGATCGTAGGAGCGGCGGGCAGTAGGTACGGCGTCGGTTTTCTCCACCCCCGTCACCGAGGGAGAACGCATGGCCATCGCCCACCGCAGGATCGGCACCGGACCCGTCCGCGTCATCGTGCTGCACGACTGGTTCGCCACCTCCGCCAACTGGGGCTCCGTGCTGGACTACCTGGACCCCGAGGGGTTCTCGTACGCCTTCCTCGACTACCGGGGCTACGGCGAGCGCCGCGACGTCACCGGCCGCCACACCCTCTCCGAGATCGCCGACGACGTCCTCGAACTCGCCGACCAGCTCGGCTGGGACACCTTCTCCCTGCTCGGCCACTCCATGGGCGGCAAGGCGATCCAACAGGTCCTCGTCCGTGCGCCGGAGCGGATCGAGAAGCTGATCGGCCTGACCCCCGTCCCCGCCGCGCCCTACGAGATGGACGAGGCCACCCGCGCCCTCTTCTACGGCGCCGCCGAGGACCCCGAGAAGCGCCGGATCATCCTCGACCTGGTCACCGGCAACCGGGCCAGTCGCCACTGGATCGACCGGATGGTCGGACAGTCCCTGGCCGAGTCCCGTCCCGATGCCTTCGCCGGCTACCTCGCCGACTGGCAGCCGCTCGACCTGTCCGCCGCGGTGAAGGGCAGCACCGTCCCCGTGCTGGTCCTCGTAGGGGAGTACGACCTCGCCCTCACGGCCGAGGTGATGCGCGCCACATGGCAGGCCTGGTACCCGAACTGCCGCGTCCACACGATCCCGGGCTCCGGGCACTACCCGCCGCAGGAGACGCCGGTGGCCTTCGTCACCGAGGTCGAGGCCTTCCTGCGCCGGCGCTGACCCGCCCGCCCGGACACGCGGCCCGAAACGCGCCCGGACACGAAAAAGACCCTGCCGGGTACGAGGAGGACCTCGTACCCGGCAGGGTCGAAAGGGTGAGTGACGGGACTTGAACCCGCGGCCACCTGGACCACAACCAGGTGCTCTACCAGCTGAGCTACACCCACCACGACGGGCGGCGGACCGCCCGTTCGTCGTGCATGCACAGCATAGCCGATCGAAACGGTGGTCCCGCGACGGGATATTCGCGTCGCCCGTCCGTGACGCGCGTGCGGCCCGCGATCGGGCGACGGCGGATCAGCCGGCCGAGCGGCTCGCGGTCAGCGTGGCGGCCGGCCGCGCTGTGACACCGTCCGCCCGTCCCGCCGCCCGCGCCACCGCCGCCTCGGCCAGCGCCCGGATCGCCGGGTGCGGCCGCGATCCGTCGCCGGCAAGCTCCGGCTGGAAGAGCGTCGCCAGGAAGAAGGGGTGGCCGGGCAGCTCGGCGATCCGTACCTGTCCCTCCTCGTCGTGGCCCGACATCCGCAGCCCCTGCGCGGTGAGCGCCGGCAGATGGCGGGGCACCGGCCCGTAGTCGCAGTGGTAGCGCTCCATCGACCGCTCCGCACCGAGCGCCGACTCGGCGAGCGACCCGGGCTCCGTGCGCACCAGCCCCTCGTGCCCGACCAGCGAACAGGTCAGCGGCGCGATCAGCGGGTCCGCCGCTCCCGGATCCTCCTCGGCGTGGGCCGCGTCCGTGAGCCCGCACACCGTACGGGCGTACTCCAGCAGCGTGTGCTGGAAGCCGCCGCAGGTCCCGAGGAAGGGGATGCCCTCCTCGCGGGCCACCCGGATCGCGGCGAGCGCCCCGGCCGTGCTCGCGTACGGGCTGCCGGGCAGCACCCACACGGCGTCGAACCGGGCCAGGCTCCCGGAGGCGGCTTCGGCCTCGGCGTCGGTGGTGGGGATCCAGTAGGCGTCCAGGACCAGCCCGTCGCGCTCCGACAACGCTTCGAGCAGCAGCGGGATCCGGGTGTGGGACTTCACGTGCGGGGAGCGGTCGCCGACGAGGGCGATGCGGGCGACGGGACGGGTCCGGGGGGTGGCGGGCGCGGTGGCGGTGGTGGTCATGGCCTCATCCTGCGACCGGAGCACCGTTCAGCGCCAACGATTGTTCCTGCACCATCGATAAGCAGCACTGATGGGGTGCGCCATGCTGGACCCATGGACCCCCACCTCCTGCGCACCTTCGTCACCGTCACCCGCCTCGCCTCCTTCTCCGCCGCCGCCCGGGAACTCGGCTACACCCAGTCCGCCGTCTCCCAGCACATCGCCGCACTCGAAGGCGACCTGCGCACCGAACTCCTCACCCGCCGCCCCGTCGCCCCCACCCCCGCCGGCGCGCGGCTGCTCGAACACGCCGGACCCCTGCTGCTGCGCCTCGACGCCGCCCGCGCCGACGTCCTGCGGCTGGCCGCCGCACCGCCCGGCCGGCTCACCCTCGCCGCGTCCCCGCTCGCCGTCGGCCCGCGCCTGCCGGCCGCCCTGCCCGCCACCGGCGTCACCCTGCGGGTCCTGCCCCCGACCGAGGTGCCGGCCGCCGTCGCCACCGGGGACTGCGACCTCGGCCTGGTCGACGGGCTCGCCGCCCCCAGCGACCCGCTGCGCCTGCCCGACGTGGCCCCGCTCAGCGTCACCGGGGTCGCCGAGGAGGAGCTGGCCGTCCTGCTCCCGACCGACCACCCCTTCGCAGGCCGGAGCGCCGTCCGGCTCGACGACCTCCTCGACGCCCGCTGGATCGACGCCCCCGGCGTGGGCCTGCCCCGCACCGCCGGCCGCGCCGGCGTCCGCTACGACGGCACCGACCTGCTGGCGCTGTGCGCGCTCGCGGCCGCCGGCCACGGCCTCGCCCTGCTGCCGCGCCGGGTCGCCGAGGCGGCGGGCGCCGGGGTCGCCGTACCGCTCAGCTCCGCCCCGCGCCTGGTGCACCGTACGGAACTCCTCGCGCCCGGTACGCCGACCGGCGCGGCCGCGGTACTCGCCGCACGGCTCGCGGCAGGATCCCCGTATGACTCCTGAGACCGCGCACCCCGAACCCACCCCCTTCACCGCCGCCGACTACGCCGCCCGCATGGCCGCCGCCGCGGACAGCGCCGCCGACGCGGGACTCGCCGGACTGCTCATCGCCCCCGGCCCCGACCTCGTCCACCTCACCGGCTACCGGCCCACCGCCGAGACCGAACGCCTCACCCTGCTCGTCCTCGCCGCCGGGCAGGACCCCGTACTCGTCGTCCCCGCGCTGGAGGCCCCCGACGCCGCCCGCGCCGTCGGCGCCGCCGCCCTCACCCTGCGCGAGTGGGCCGACGGGACGAACCCGTACGGCCTCACCGCACCGCTCCTCGACGTCGCCGGCCGCTTCGGCGTCAGCGACAACACCTGGGCGCTGCACCTCCTGGGCCTGCAACGGGAGTTGCCCACCACCACCTACACCCCGCTCACCGACGCCCTGCCCATGCTGCGCGCCGTCAAGGACGAGCGGGAACTCGCCCGACTGGAGGCCGCCGGCGCCGCGGCCGACGCCGCCTACGCGCAGATCCTGCACGTCCCCTTCGCGGACCGCCGCGAGCGCGACGTCGCCGCCGACCTCGCCGGACTGCTGCGCGTCCACGGCCACTCCCAGGTCGACTTCACCGTCGTCGGCTCCGGCCCCAACGGCGCCGACCCGCACCACGAGGCCGGCGAACGCGTCATCCGCCGCGGCGACATGGTCGTCCTCGACTTCGGCGGCCTCAAGCACGGCTACGGCTCCGACATCTCCCGCACCGTGCACGTCGGCGAACCCACCGCCGAGGAACAGCGCGTCCACGACATCGTCCGCGAGGCCCAGCGGGCCGGGGTCGACGCGGTCCGCCCCGGCGCCCGCTGCCAGGACGTGGACCGCGCCGCCCGCGCGGTGATCACCGAGTTCGGCTACGGCGACCGCTTCATCCACCGCACCGGCCACGGCATCGGCGTCACCACCCACGAACCGCCCTACATGGTCGAGGGCGAGGAGCGGCCCCTCGTCCCCGGCATGTGCTTCTCCGTCGAGCCCGGCGTCTACCTGCCCGGCCGCTTCGGGGTGCGCATCGAGGACATCGTCACCGTCACCGAGGACGGCGTCCGCCGCCTGAACAACGCCCCGCGCGAGCTCGCCGTCGTGGAGTAGGACACGCGTACGGGCTAGTGGCCGAGGACCACCGCCGACTCGCCCGGCACGTGGATCCGCCCGTCCGCGTCCGGACGCTCGACCGACTCCCAGGCGGCCAGGACCCGTACCCCGTTGCGGCCCAGCGCGATGGTCACCGGCTCGGACGACAGGTTCACCGCCACGCGTACGTCGCCCCGCCGGAAGGTCAGCCAGCGGCGCTCCTCGTCGTGGGCGACCCGGACCGCCGCCAGGTCCGGGTCGCGCAGGTCCGGCTGGGTACGGCGCAGCGCCACCAGCGTCCGGTACCAGTCCAGCAGCCGGGCGTGCGGCTCCCGTTCGGGCTCCGACCAGTCCAGGCGGGAGCGGTCGCGGGTCGCCGGGTCCTGCGGGTCGGGGATCTCCTCGGGCTTCCACCCGTGCGCCGCGAACTCCCGCCGCCGGCCCGTACGGACCGCCTCGGCCAGTTCCGGGTCGGGATGGTCGGTGAAGTACTGCCACGGGGTGCGCGCCCCCCACTCCTCGCCCATGAACAGCATCGGCACGAACGGCCCGGTCAGCGCCACCGTCGCCGCGCAGGCCAGCAGGCCGGGGGAGAGGGAGGCGGAGAGCCGGTCGCCGACCGCCCGGTTGCCGACCTGGTCGTGGGTCTGCGTGTAGCCGACGAACCGGTGCGCGGGGGTGCGCCTGCGGTCCACCGGGCGGCCGTGGGAGCGGCCCCGGAAGGAGGACCAGGTGCCGTCGTGGTAGAAGGCCCGCGTCAGGGTCTTGGCCAGGGCGCCGAGCGGCGCCTGCGCGAAGTCGGCGTAGTACCCCTGCGATTCGCCGGTCAGCGCGCAGTGCAGGGCGTGGTGGAAGTCGTCGTTCCACTGCGCGTGCAGGCCCAGCCCGCCGGCCGTACGGGCCGTGGTGAGGCGGGGGTCGCACTGGTCGGACTCGGCGATCAGGAACAGCGGCCGGGCGCTCTCCGCCGCCAACGCGTCCACGGCCGCCGCCAGCTCCTCCAGGAACGTCAGCGCCCGCCCGTCGGCCAGCGCGTGCACCGCGTCCAGCCGCAGCCCGTCGATGCGGTAGTCCCGCAGCCAGGCCAGCGCGCTGCCGATCAGGTACGCGCGGACCTCGTCGGAGCCGGGCGCGTCCAGGTTCACCGCCGCGCCCCAGGGGGTGTGGTGGGTCTCGGTGAAGTACGGCCCGAACGCGGGCAGATGGTTGCCGGAGGGGCCGAGGTGGTTGTGGACGACGTCCAGCACCACGCCCAGCCCCGCCGCGTGCGCGGCTTCCACGAACCGGGCGAGACCGGCCGGGCCCCCGTACGGCTCGTGCACCGCCCAGGGCGCCACCCCGTCGTAGCCCCAACCGTGCCGGCCCGGGAAGGGGCACACCGGCATCAGCTCCACGTGCGTGACCCCGAGCGAGACGAGGTGCGCCAGGCGGTCGGCGGCGGCGTCGAAGGTGCCCTCGGGGGTGAAGGTGCCGACGTGCAGCTCGTACAGCACGGCGTCCTGGAGCGGGGTGAGCGGCCCCGGGCCGGTGGGCGTGAGGGCTTCGAAGTCGACCACCGCCGACAGGCCCTCGGGCCCGTCCGGCAGCCGTCGGCCGCGCGGATCGGGGCGCACGACGGGAACGTCGCCCAGTACGAACCCGTACCGGTCGCCGTCGCCCGCCGGCGCCTCCACGCGCCACCAGCCCTGGCGGTCCGGATCCGGATCGGGTGTCATCTCGTAGGCGGTGTCGTTCAGTCGCATGGCGACCCGACCTGTCAGCGGTGCCCAGACCTCGAACTGCACGGACTGTCCCCTCGTCTGCGGTGGTGGCCGGCATGCGTATCGTGCCCATCATTCCGCCGACGCCGGGGGAGTTCTGGACACTCCGCACCCGACGGGCCGACAATCACCCTGTGACGTCGAGTTTCGAGTTCCCCGCCTACCCCGCCCCGCGGCTCACCGACGCCGAGCGCGACCGGGCGCTGGGGCAGCTCAGAGAGGGCGCCGCCCTCGGCCGGCTCTCGCACGACACCTTCATGCGCCGCATGGAACTGGCCCTGGTCGCCCGTCGTGCCGAGGACCTCGCCGTGCTCCTCGCCGACCTCCAGACCCGCGAGGGCGTCGCGGGCGCCGAAGGGGCGTGGAGCCGTCGACTGTTCGGGTGGGTGGGC
Coding sequences:
- a CDS encoding alpha/beta hydrolase; translated protein: MAIAHRRIGTGPVRVIVLHDWFATSANWGSVLDYLDPEGFSYAFLDYRGYGERRDVTGRHTLSEIADDVLELADQLGWDTFSLLGHSMGGKAIQQVLVRAPERIEKLIGLTPVPAAPYEMDEATRALFYGAAEDPEKRRIILDLVTGNRASRHWIDRMVGQSLAESRPDAFAGYLADWQPLDLSAAVKGSTVPVLVLVGEYDLALTAEVMRATWQAWYPNCRVHTIPGSGHYPPQETPVAFVTEVEAFLRRR
- a CDS encoding ketoacyl-ACP synthase III — translated: MLIQSRDPQPRVGITAVGSLLPEDVRSSEDLQREVGRRSGLSLPPRLLRQATGIVSRRVAAPGVYASTLAVGAARRALDAAGLDPLDVDLLVFASASRDMVEPATAHIVQAELGSRAHAVDVTNACNSFVNGIDLARSMVLAGRARRALVVTGETPSRAVRTDPADLAEFRAGFAGYTFGDAGAAVVVEAVGRGGILDVDSETRSEHWEVGGIPGGGSRHPRGDAYTYFRGDGHELRGVFEKVGTAVIDRTLHRTGMDWDGFAKVLVHQVTVPYLERFAELTGVPAGKLVVTVPELGNVASASIGVQLDRIFGELAAGDRVLFVGLGGGISIMTMVWEKS
- a CDS encoding class I adenylate-forming enzyme family protein produces the protein MIVFTSGTTSRPRAVVHTRAGLAAGMETVASLFDDGGGAGVGGAGVGGAEPVLGGTFFVLVPALTRGAPVALPARSPRVLARQLARLRPRDTYLTPPQLRDALGAGARFGGRVWTGSAPASAALLGRVRAAGAEQAWGVYALTELFPAAAVESREKAAFDGAGDLVGAPLPGVRAVPDADGQLLLAGPAARDRYLGEEPDPWVRTGDRARLDGAGRIVLEGRCKDMVLRRAENIYPGLYEPGLQVPGVELGVLVGVPAGDGDERLVAVVQPRPGVPEPALRAALSEPLRRMGAARPDALLFARIPLSGRSRKPDRAAVSALAARRLTAGRAGGRA
- a CDS encoding cytochrome P450 is translated as MTTTSPTPTPHATARRRDRRVYLRSHPLLFALLGATRGRPVRRLGRTVLVHDADAYREALTRLPLDRAAAGTTGGAAREALRGDGGVLFDQEGGGHRADRRALAERLGTAGVEELRAVWRPLLVRELAPLARGGEVDVVALARGLAGAVVCALLDVEVDARELAGAAADAAAASVRGHLPGPRRPGARAEAERAAARLRGLLGSGGDADADALSAMVAVAAVNTTVAAVPRAVAWCADAGLWGRRPTPRCGPGWWRSCCG
- a CDS encoding glycosyltransferase, which translates into the protein MSGSAPMWVVVPAHDEEARLAGTLAALAAQRDRDFTLLVVDNASADRTAAIAREFAARAPFPVEVIEEPEKGVGSAVDTGFRYAIERGAVLLARTDADCLPGPGWAGAARAALTVRGGLVCGRITARRDEHGPLGRAAFAGLVALAALFGRLRPLHARRHGYRAPYRMHAGNNMAITADLYLAVGGMPRRPSPTDRLFLNAVRRHTDRISRCRGMVVENSTRRLRAYGITGTARWYLDQGSGARGTDPR
- a CDS encoding LysR family transcriptional regulator yields the protein MDPHLLRTFVTVTRLASFSAAARELGYTQSAVSQHIAALEGDLRTELLTRRPVAPTPAGARLLEHAGPLLLRLDAARADVLRLAAAPPGRLTLAASPLAVGPRLPAALPATGVTLRVLPPTEVPAAVATGDCDLGLVDGLAAPSDPLRLPDVAPLSVTGVAEEELAVLLPTDHPFAGRSAVRLDDLLDARWIDAPGVGLPRTAGRAGVRYDGTDLLALCALAAAGHGLALLPRRVAEAAGAGVAVPLSSAPRLVHRTELLAPGTPTGAAAVLAARLAAGSPYDS
- a CDS encoding serine/threonine-protein kinase, encoding MNGHETAGAFEPLAADDPPMVSGYRIAARLGAGGMGKVYLSHTPGGRPVAIKVIRPEFAEDAEFRRRFRQEVQSAQRVQGLYTAPVIDSDTDGPIPWLATAFVPGPTLAAAVAEHGPLPARTILMLVAGIAEALQVIHGAGIVHRDLKPSNVLLAADGPRVIDFGIARAADATSLTASGVAVGTPAFMAPEQAEGGEISGATDVFALGQVAAYAALGAPAYGDGPSHGVLYRIVHEEPDLSRLPEALRPLVTRCLVKNPSGRASLTEILDLCRTAADQTQLRRPEDWLPEGVAAGIAKRPQTPAPIPTVVVPNATPLPPTRTATPPPHQAYAPPPAYGPTYPGPSPHAGPPPYAGPPPHAAPPAYVTQPTYAAPQPAPAGPAPMIVIPRPPGSNRTAVALIWIFAVLFFLVVGCAAVLGAVGNDTTRGGAGSTPDATSTAPRPDPKPVEYKGLNLADDYQLNFADDTLTPREDSGDLSYRCSSGICHFGASGSKLARLDSGTEGSLQVCRQETRFTGEIPVAALSKGDAMCLRTSEGTIALIVYRGSSPKNDPSTYATLDVTVWRAAARKD